One window of the Chlamydiifrater phoenicopteri genome contains the following:
- a CDS encoding tyrosine-type recombinase/integrase: MKTIVDKQCIVTFPNRFMQKLLELRDKASYKEYIFSTSSGRKVQKDYIWRQLISISESCNLSYRVTPHVLRATSICMYREYGFSLGDLVEITGHSSIEMVRYYDKNSFKNNPSCKVTLI; encoded by the coding sequence AATGAAAACCATTGTAGATAAGCAATGTATCGTAACGTTTCCTAATAGATTTATGCAAAAACTGCTAGAATTAAGGGATAAAGCTTCTTACAAAGAATATATTTTCAGCACCTCTTCAGGGAGAAAAGTTCAGAAGGACTATATTTGGAGGCAACTTATTTCTATTTCAGAAAGTTGCAACCTTTCTTATAGAGTTACTCCACATGTTTTGAGAGCAACGTCTATCTGTATGTATAGAGAGTACGGGTTTTCCTTAGGCGACTTAGTAGAAATAACAGGCCACTCTTCCATAGAGATGGTTCGTTATTACGATAAAAATTCTTTCAAAAACAACCCAAGCTGCAAGGTAACCTTAATATGA